The Chamaesiphon minutus PCC 6605 DNA window AGGTAGGTTTGGACAATTGGTAGGTGAGGAATCAAAACGAGCTGTAGCAATGAGAATTCAGGTTGTAGCTGTAATAAATATTTACCTGTAAATACTATCGAAATTCAGCCGATCTGAGCCAGATCTTCCTCCCCGATTTTTGGTGGTGCTGTTACAATTAAGATCGACGGAAGCTGATGTTTCCGTTCACTCCTCACACCACATCCCGCCTGAGACACTTAACCGTGTCTTGGGCGGTTCCTTTTTAGGTATTAGGTTTTAAGTTTTAGAAATTAGAAAGTAGGGTCGGCAGTCCCCACCATCTGGACTTCAGATTTAGTACATATAATAAAAAAGGACAATCGATTCGATCGTCCTTTTTTATTGCGAAATTCGGGTCAGCAATAGAATAGTAAGTATGTCGGTACAATTAATTATCAGAACAATTAATTATCAGATTTATAATGTCTGAAACCTAAATGGTGGGAACTCCCCACCCTACAGTTAAAACTACTAAGACCTAAAGCCTAAAACCTAATTCTGAACTGCGTGAAAGCTTAAGTGATACGGAAAATTTTTCCAAGGATGGGTTTGAATTTCCTTAATTACAGTCGTACCTTTCCAGGATAATTCGGGGATACTGACTTCCACTGGAGTTTTGTTAATTCTGGCTTTTTTAATTAAATTCT harbors:
- the rplY gene encoding 50S ribosomal protein L25, whose translation is MEISVELKQRAAGTKPNALRRSGHIPVNLYGHDGDKSLLLTLDAKSVENLIKKARINKTPVEVSIPELSWKGTTVIKEIQTHPWKNFPYHLSFHAVQN